A single region of the Acidobacteriota bacterium genome encodes:
- a CDS encoding YihY/virulence factor BrkB family protein, with amino-acid sequence MLHLVGHFRRAVWRAFQHEAFATAKGAAYSSILTVFPGFLILASIVAVSGDTTKLTREISYALGKVLPAGTNALALAYFNSSNIRPVRVIISASLVMLTAASGVLVSWMSAFRRAYGIQVNPWSFWKERAVALLLVPLSMIPLGFATVLVGFGNQLQNWLAAHTIYELRGAVLLLWAWGRWSIGVLTSIAVIAVIYHMAIPRTQSWRRVLPGAFLATAMWFAATICFGWYITNYANYAVLYGSLAAVIALLVWLYIVSIVVLIGAEFNALVFPKCDANSEAE; translated from the coding sequence ATGCTCCATCTGGTCGGACACTTCCGTAGGGCGGTGTGGCGAGCGTTCCAGCATGAAGCCTTCGCCACTGCCAAGGGGGCGGCTTACTCTTCGATCCTCACAGTATTTCCTGGGTTCCTGATCCTGGCTTCTATTGTGGCCGTCTCCGGCGATACGACAAAGCTCACTCGGGAGATCTCATACGCGCTGGGAAAAGTCCTACCGGCTGGGACGAATGCCCTGGCGCTCGCATACTTCAACAGCAGCAATATTCGACCTGTACGGGTGATCATTTCAGCCTCGCTGGTGATGCTCACTGCGGCGAGCGGTGTGTTGGTCTCCTGGATGTCGGCCTTCCGGCGGGCATATGGGATTCAGGTAAACCCCTGGAGTTTCTGGAAGGAGCGTGCGGTTGCCCTGCTACTGGTTCCTCTCTCAATGATACCTTTGGGATTTGCAACGGTACTGGTGGGCTTCGGGAATCAATTGCAGAACTGGCTGGCGGCCCATACCATCTACGAACTGCGCGGAGCCGTTTTGCTACTTTGGGCTTGGGGACGATGGTCGATCGGGGTGCTAACCAGCATTGCCGTAATCGCTGTGATCTACCACATGGCTATACCTCGCACGCAATCCTGGCGAAGGGTTTTGCCCGGAGCCTTCCTGGCAACGGCGATGTGGTTTGCCGCCACGATCTGCTTTGGATGGTATATCACCAATTATGCAAATTATGCGGTCCTCTATGGCTCTCTGGCAGCCGTAATAGCCCTACTGGTCTGGTTGTACATTGTTTCTATCGTTGTGCTCATCGGAGCGGAATTCAACGCGCTGGTTTTTCCCAAATGCGATG